The following proteins come from a genomic window of Rutidosis leptorrhynchoides isolate AG116_Rl617_1_P2 chromosome 10, CSIRO_AGI_Rlap_v1, whole genome shotgun sequence:
- the LOC139873169 gene encoding peptide deformylase 1A, chloroplastic-like: MEVIHRLSHRISPLPLAGKHSLISTIRCQHKPFNKPGLPKSATKVHFINKKKRTGPARAGWFLGLGEKKKSVTDMPEIVKAGDPVLHESAREVKPEEIGSERIQKIIDDMVKVMRNAPGVGLAAPQIGIPLKIIVLEDTEEYIGYAPKEETKAQDRRPFDLLVIVNPNLEKKGNKSALFFEGCLSVDGFRAMVERFLEVEVTGFDRYGQPIKVTASGWQARILQHECDHLQGTLYVDKMIKKTFRTVENLQLPLPNGCPKLGVR, translated from the exons ATGGAAGTAATTCACCGGCTATCACACCGTATCTCGCCGTTACCACTCGCCGGTAAACACTCACTAATTTCAACTATTCGATGCCAACACAAACCATTCAATAAACCCGGGTTACCAAAATCCGCtactaaagtgcattttatcaatAAAAAGAAAAGAACCGGTCCAGCTCGAGCCGGTTGGTTTCTCGGTTTAGgagagaagaagaagagtgttacGGATATGCCGGAGATTGTGAAGGCGGGTGACCCGGTTCTTCATGAATCAGCCCGAGAAGTAAAACCCGAGGAAATCGGGTCGGAGCGGATACAAAAGATTATTGATGATATGGTGAAGGTGATGAGGAATGCACCTGGGGTTGGCCTTGCTGCTCCCCAAATTGGTATTCCCTTAAAA ATAATTGTGTTGGAAGACACTGAAGAATACATAGGGTATGCACCAAAGGAAGAGACTAAGGCACAGGACAGACGCCCTTTTGATCTTTTA GTGATCGTAAACCCAAATCTTGAAAAGAAAGGGAACAAATCAGCATTGTTTTTCGAAGGCTGCCTAAG TGTTGATGGTTTTAGAGCAATGGTTGAAAGATTCCTAGAAGTAGAGGTCACAGGCTTTGACCGATATGGTCAGCCTATAAAGGTGACTGCTTCGGGGTGGCAGGCTCGTATTTTACAACACGAATGTGATCATCTACAAGGAACTCTTTATGTTGACAAGATGATCAAAAAAACATTCAGGACTGTTGAAAACTTACAGTTGCCTCTACCTAATGGCTGTCCTAAGCTCGGTGTTCGGTAG